A single window of Terriglobia bacterium DNA harbors:
- a CDS encoding glycoside hydrolase yields MKLTKQIASVAVLCTLLSSISFSVSGNDRRSNGQLQGLATADPDILELQKRFQNPPDDCRVMMRWWWFGPAVARTELEREMRLMKEGGIGGFEVQPVYPVALDDAASGIKNLPFLSDEFIDALRFTSEKARELGLRMDLTLGSGWPYGGAQVPISDAAGKLRVVRARVPENSRRMPVPAVGAGEKLMAVFVCRSQGQSVVGDSIREITDIRDGAVRLPAGLQGPNEVLFFISSRSGMMVKRPAVGADGFVLNHYDRAAVEGYLRNVGDRLMQAFRAQPPHAVFCDSLEVYESDWTGDFLEEFHKRRGYDLKPHLPALVMDLGSESAAIRQDWGRTLTELFNERFMVSVHDWARRNHTLFRVQCYGIPPAVISSNALADLSEGEGSQWKSLRASRWAASASHLYGRAVTSSETWTWLHSPVFRATPLDMKAEANLHFLQGINQLVGHGWPYTAEGVEYPGWRFYAAGVFNENNPWWIVMPDVTRYLQRISYLLRQGQPSNDVAFYLPDCDAWAVFTPGRANMIDALRERVGPDAIPAVLDAGFNLDFFDDEALKQMGRIEKSVLALGANRYRVVILPNVERIPLETLKTLDEYVRSGGILIASRRKPALAPGFRETQAENAQIREISQRLFETPSARSRFVEDEKHQLGSTLRALLRPDIDLSPALPEIGFVHRKTKDVEIYFLANSSNSRQSVKAAFPVAGMKAEWWDPLSGSLSTAETTAEPEGRMTVSMSLEPYGSRILVFSKRVLPQQPKTIPLIPPLDLSDGWRVSFGPGKQSTTMEHLQSWIEDEATRYFSGTAVYEREIAVPDSMIQTGLKVRLDFGEGQPVPEIPGRSSGMQAWFDGPVREAAVVYVNDRRAGSIWCPPYAVDVSGLLTRGKNQIRILVANTAINYMAGRSLPDYRLLNLRYGVRFEPQDMDKIQPVPSGLLGPIRLIPGPRDPS; encoded by the coding sequence ATGAAGCTCACAAAGCAAATTGCATCGGTTGCCGTCCTCTGCACCCTTCTGTCGTCAATCTCCTTTTCGGTGTCCGGAAACGATCGGCGGAGCAACGGGCAGCTCCAGGGTTTGGCCACTGCAGACCCGGACATCCTGGAACTTCAGAAACGCTTTCAGAATCCGCCGGATGATTGCCGTGTCATGATGCGCTGGTGGTGGTTTGGGCCCGCGGTGGCCAGGACCGAACTGGAGCGGGAAATGCGGCTCATGAAAGAAGGCGGCATCGGCGGCTTCGAAGTGCAACCGGTCTACCCCGTCGCTTTGGATGATGCGGCCTCAGGGATCAAAAATCTCCCATTCCTCTCCGACGAGTTCATCGACGCTCTCCGTTTCACCTCCGAAAAAGCGCGCGAACTTGGGCTGCGCATGGATCTGACGCTCGGCAGCGGCTGGCCGTATGGCGGTGCACAGGTCCCGATCAGCGATGCCGCAGGCAAACTGCGCGTTGTGAGGGCCCGGGTGCCCGAAAATTCACGAAGGATGCCGGTGCCGGCTGTCGGGGCCGGCGAAAAGCTGATGGCTGTTTTCGTCTGCCGATCACAAGGCCAATCCGTGGTCGGCGACAGCATCCGCGAGATTACCGATATCAGAGACGGTGCCGTTCGACTTCCAGCCGGTCTCCAGGGGCCAAACGAAGTGCTCTTCTTCATTTCAAGCCGCAGCGGCATGATGGTCAAAAGGCCGGCCGTGGGCGCGGATGGATTTGTCCTGAATCACTATGACCGCGCCGCCGTCGAAGGCTATTTGCGCAATGTCGGAGACCGCCTGATGCAGGCATTCCGTGCGCAACCCCCGCACGCTGTCTTCTGTGACAGCCTGGAAGTGTATGAGAGCGATTGGACGGGCGACTTTCTGGAAGAGTTCCACAAACGTCGCGGTTACGACTTGAAGCCGCATCTTCCGGCCCTGGTCATGGATCTGGGATCGGAGAGCGCCGCTATCCGCCAGGACTGGGGCAGGACCCTGACAGAATTGTTCAATGAACGCTTCATGGTGTCTGTGCACGATTGGGCCCGGCGAAACCACACCCTCTTCCGCGTGCAGTGCTACGGAATTCCTCCTGCTGTCATCTCGAGCAATGCCCTCGCCGACCTGTCTGAAGGCGAAGGCTCCCAGTGGAAGAGTCTGCGCGCGTCGCGCTGGGCCGCTTCGGCAAGCCATCTCTATGGGCGTGCCGTGACCTCGTCGGAGACCTGGACCTGGCTGCACTCGCCGGTCTTTCGCGCCACACCGCTGGATATGAAGGCCGAAGCCAACCTCCACTTTCTGCAAGGGATCAATCAGCTGGTCGGACACGGCTGGCCGTACACTGCTGAAGGAGTGGAGTATCCCGGATGGCGGTTCTACGCCGCGGGCGTGTTCAACGAGAATAACCCGTGGTGGATCGTGATGCCCGATGTGACGCGATATTTGCAGCGGATAAGCTACCTGCTCAGGCAAGGGCAACCCTCAAATGACGTCGCCTTCTATCTTCCGGATTGCGACGCGTGGGCCGTCTTCACGCCCGGACGCGCCAACATGATCGATGCTCTGCGTGAGCGCGTTGGCCCGGATGCCATTCCCGCGGTGCTCGATGCGGGATTCAACCTCGACTTCTTCGACGACGAAGCGTTGAAGCAGATGGGCCGAATCGAAAAAAGTGTCCTGGCGTTGGGCGCCAACCGATACCGGGTTGTAATTCTTCCCAATGTGGAACGAATCCCGCTGGAGACTCTGAAAACGCTGGATGAATATGTCCGCTCCGGTGGAATATTGATCGCATCCCGCCGCAAGCCCGCTCTGGCTCCGGGATTTAGAGAAACCCAGGCAGAGAATGCTCAAATCCGTGAAATCTCGCAACGCCTGTTTGAGACTCCATCGGCTCGCTCGCGCTTCGTAGAGGATGAAAAACATCAACTCGGGAGTACACTCCGGGCGCTGTTGCGCCCGGACATCGATCTCTCTCCAGCGCTGCCCGAGATCGGGTTCGTTCACCGAAAGACAAAGGACGTCGAAATCTACTTTCTGGCAAACAGCTCCAACTCGCGCCAAAGCGTGAAGGCGGCATTCCCGGTCGCCGGCATGAAAGCCGAATGGTGGGATCCGCTTTCCGGAAGCCTCTCGACTGCCGAGACAACAGCGGAGCCCGAGGGAAGGATGACGGTTTCGATGAGTTTGGAACCGTATGGTTCACGAATCCTGGTTTTCTCAAAGCGCGTTCTTCCGCAGCAGCCCAAGACGATTCCTCTGATCCCGCCGCTGGATCTTAGCGACGGCTGGCGTGTTTCGTTCGGGCCTGGCAAGCAGTCCACCACGATGGAGCATTTGCAATCGTGGATCGAGGACGAGGCGACCCGCTACTTTTCCGGGACCGCCGTATATGAAAGAGAGATCGCCGTTCCGGACAGCATGATTCAAACCGGCCTCAAAGTAAGGTTGGACTTCGGCGAAGGGCAGCCGGTTCCCGAGATTCCGGGCAGGTCGAGCGGGATGCAGGCATGGTTCGACGGCCCGGTCCGCGAGGCGGCGGTGGTATATGTAAATGACCGGCGCGCCGGCTCGATCTGGTGCCCGCCCTATGCTGTGGACGTGAGCGGATTGTTGACGCGTGGAAAAAACCAGATCAGAATTCTCGTGGCCAACACGGCTATCAACTACATGGCCGGACGATCTTTGCCGGACTATCGCCTGCTCAATTTGCGCTATGGTGTGCGCTTCGAGCCGCAAGACATGGACAAGATCCAACCGGTGCCCTCAGGCTTGCTTGGCCCGATCCGCCTGATTCCGGGGCCGAGGGACCCATCCTGA
- a CDS encoding glycoside hydrolase family 88 protein — translation MKHTINVLFVAFLLLTVMAGPARAQTAAAGQNDANTPLHLLTPRYPVPYGPVKGEEIAAILNRVRSYLEASTPTRIIDRQTKEEITTYARIDTNSILEPGTFRLISYEWGVVYSAMLAAGDATGDPRFTGYATRRIKFVADIAPSFRALYGRAPREDNPLRSVLDPRALDDSGSICAAMIRASRAGVPMDVRPLIDNYIRYISGKQLRLADGTLARSRPQPDTLWLDDLYMSVPALAEMGKLTGERRYFDDAAKQVLQFSQRMFNANRGLYMHGWVQGMGVHPEFHWARANGWAIMATVDLLDVLPEDHPSRSRILDLLRAHIRGLAECQSGSGFWHQLLDRSDSYLETSATAIYAYCIAHAINKGWIDPSAYGPMAMLAWNAVSTKVNAQGQVEGTCVGTAMAFDPAFYYYRPTSVFAAHGYGPVILAGAEMLRLLRGFRIEINDSSVQFYRISAVKQRPAAMPAVPWMKAGYRRNNGCRRD, via the coding sequence ATGAAACACACGATCAATGTGTTGTTTGTTGCCTTCCTCCTTTTGACCGTTATGGCGGGCCCCGCCCGGGCGCAAACGGCCGCCGCGGGACAAAACGACGCAAATACCCCCCTGCATCTGCTCACTCCCAGGTATCCGGTTCCCTATGGTCCCGTTAAGGGGGAAGAGATCGCAGCGATCCTGAACCGGGTGCGCAGTTATCTGGAAGCGTCCACCCCGACGCGAATCATCGATCGGCAGACCAAGGAAGAGATCACGACCTACGCCCGGATCGACACGAATTCGATTCTCGAACCGGGAACATTTCGCCTCATCAGTTACGAATGGGGAGTGGTTTATTCAGCGATGCTTGCGGCCGGAGATGCCACTGGCGATCCCAGGTTTACGGGATACGCCACCAGGCGCATCAAGTTCGTTGCAGATATCGCCCCCTCTTTTCGGGCGCTCTATGGGCGCGCTCCCCGCGAGGACAATCCCTTGCGGTCGGTTTTGGACCCGCGTGCGCTGGATGATTCCGGCTCCATTTGTGCCGCAATGATCAGGGCTTCTCGGGCCGGAGTTCCAATGGACGTGCGTCCCCTGATCGACAATTACATCCGTTACATAAGCGGCAAACAGCTTCGTTTGGCGGACGGGACGCTGGCGCGCAGCCGTCCCCAGCCCGACACACTCTGGCTCGATGATCTCTATATGAGCGTTCCCGCGCTGGCGGAAATGGGAAAACTCACCGGCGAGCGCCGATATTTCGACGACGCCGCAAAACAGGTCCTTCAGTTCTCGCAGCGCATGTTCAACGCAAACCGGGGACTCTATATGCACGGGTGGGTGCAGGGGATGGGCGTGCACCCTGAGTTTCATTGGGCTCGTGCCAACGGCTGGGCAATCATGGCCACCGTTGATCTGCTCGACGTGCTGCCCGAAGATCATCCATCCCGCTCTCGCATACTCGATCTTCTGCGGGCTCACATTCGGGGTCTCGCCGAATGCCAATCCGGCAGCGGTTTCTGGCATCAACTGCTCGATCGGAGCGACTCCTATCTGGAAACTTCGGCCACTGCGATCTATGCCTATTGCATTGCCCATGCCATCAATAAGGGATGGATCGATCCGTCCGCCTATGGACCCATGGCGATGCTCGCCTGGAATGCCGTCTCGACGAAAGTGAATGCGCAGGGCCAGGTCGAAGGCACATGCGTAGGCACCGCGATGGCCTTCGATCCGGCATTCTACTACTACCGGCCGACCAGCGTTTTTGCCGCCCATGGATATGGTCCTGTCATTCTTGCGGGCGCGGAAATGCTCAGGCTGCTCAGAGGCTTCCGGATCGAGATCAACGACAGTTCCGTACAGTTCTACCGCATCAGCGCCGTCAAACAGCGGCCGGCTGCGATGCCGGCTGTCCCATGGATGAAGGCGGGCTATCGGCGGAACAATGGATGCAGGAGGGATTGA
- a CDS encoding glycoside hydrolase family 88 protein has product MLLLILAVVIPGIGAANAVRQREFGKWPDGASPQVIGKRVAENLIVRPFRAQSDPTKAGAGVIYPEVCAWYGALTVAHLTKDRDLQERLIKKLDQLMMPPDSNMISQSAHVDFRVFGIVPLEAYIQTKEKKYLDLGKGFADRQWEDPTPDGITREARYWIDDMYMITAVQVQAYRATGDSRYIDRAALTMTAYLDKLQQPNGLFYHALDTPFYWGRGNGWVAAGMAELLRSLPADHPRRARIMAGYRKMMESLLKYQGEDGLWRQLIDRPEAWSETSGTGMFTFAMVTGVKYGWLDPKIYGTAARAAWLGLVKNLDQDANVANVCIGTSKLNDLEYYLTRPRISGDLHGQAPILWSASAFLR; this is encoded by the coding sequence ATGCTTCTGCTGATCCTGGCCGTGGTGATCCCGGGAATCGGCGCTGCGAACGCGGTGCGACAGCGGGAATTCGGCAAATGGCCCGACGGTGCATCGCCGCAGGTGATCGGCAAGCGCGTTGCCGAGAACCTCATCGTGCGGCCGTTTCGGGCTCAATCGGATCCGACCAAGGCGGGCGCGGGTGTGATTTATCCCGAGGTTTGCGCTTGGTACGGCGCCCTCACCGTCGCGCACCTGACCAAAGACAGGGATCTGCAGGAGAGGCTCATCAAGAAGTTGGATCAGCTCATGATGCCACCCGACTCGAACATGATCTCGCAGAGCGCACACGTGGACTTTCGGGTCTTCGGCATAGTCCCCCTGGAGGCTTACATCCAGACCAAGGAGAAGAAATACCTGGATTTGGGTAAGGGATTTGCCGACCGACAGTGGGAGGATCCCACACCGGATGGCATCACCCGCGAGGCCAGGTACTGGATTGACGACATGTACATGATTACGGCCGTGCAGGTGCAGGCCTACCGGGCAACCGGCGACTCGCGATACATCGACCGGGCTGCGCTCACTATGACCGCTTACCTCGACAAGCTTCAACAGCCGAATGGGTTGTTTTATCACGCCCTCGATACCCCGTTTTACTGGGGCCGCGGCAATGGCTGGGTCGCCGCGGGGATGGCCGAGCTGTTGCGCTCGCTCCCTGCCGACCACCCGCGGCGGGCCCGGATCATGGCGGGCTACCGGAAGATGATGGAATCACTGCTGAAGTATCAGGGCGAGGACGGCCTGTGGCGCCAGCTCATCGACCGACCGGAAGCCTGGTCCGAAACCTCCGGCACCGGCATGTTCACTTTCGCCATGGTTACTGGAGTCAAATATGGCTGGCTTGATCCCAAGATCTATGGCACAGCGGCGCGTGCAGCCTGGCTCGGTTTGGTGAAAAACCTGGACCAAGATGCCAATGTGGCCAACGTTTGCATAGGGACCAGCAAACTGAACGACCTCGAGTACTATTTGACGCGACCGCGCATCTCCGGCGATCTTCACGGCCAGGCACCCATATTATGGAGCGCCTCGGCGTTCTTGCGCTGA
- a CDS encoding glycoside hydrolase family 88 protein: protein MLRRCSQVLPLLVICLLMDAARAATATDAVGWAEKMAASEMKRRGDSLSFGKDPKAKWAYETGVFLKGLEAVWSRTGDGKYYDYLKAVVDSFVNPDGSITSYKLEEYTLDNINCGKLLLSLYQRTREDKYRKAASMLMKQLETQPRTREGGFWHKQIYPFQMWLDGIYMASPFMAQYARIFNMPAGFDEVANQVIWMENHARDGRTGLLYHGWDESHAQEWADPKTGCSKCFWGRAMGWYAMGIVDVLDFLPEKHPRRRALIAILARLSRALANYQDKETGLWYQVVDQGGRDGNYLEASASSMFVYAFAKGVRKGYLGGEYAARARKGYEGLVNHLVKPGEDGSISLTQICSVGGLGGPQKRDGTFEYYMSEPVVANDLKGIGAFLMASIEVDLLSTAGASK from the coding sequence ATGCTTCGCAGATGCTCACAGGTGCTGCCCCTTCTCGTGATTTGTCTCCTAATGGACGCTGCCCGCGCAGCCACTGCCACGGATGCAGTTGGCTGGGCGGAAAAAATGGCCGCTTCCGAGATGAAGCGCCGGGGCGACTCCTTGTCATTCGGCAAGGATCCCAAGGCCAAATGGGCCTACGAGACCGGAGTATTCCTGAAAGGTCTGGAGGCAGTCTGGAGCCGGACGGGCGACGGCAAGTACTACGACTACTTGAAGGCCGTCGTGGACTCCTTCGTGAATCCCGACGGTTCGATCACGAGCTACAAACTGGAGGAATACACCCTGGACAACATCAACTGCGGCAAGTTGCTGCTTTCGCTCTATCAGAGAACCAGGGAAGACAAGTACCGGAAGGCGGCCTCCATGCTGATGAAGCAACTCGAGACCCAGCCGCGCACGCGCGAAGGCGGCTTCTGGCATAAGCAGATTTACCCCTTCCAGATGTGGCTCGACGGGATCTACATGGCCTCCCCCTTTATGGCTCAATATGCCCGGATCTTCAACATGCCTGCCGGCTTCGACGAGGTTGCCAACCAGGTCATCTGGATGGAAAACCACGCGCGTGACGGCCGGACCGGCCTGCTCTATCACGGGTGGGATGAAAGTCATGCGCAGGAGTGGGCGGATCCGAAGACAGGCTGCTCGAAGTGTTTCTGGGGCCGGGCCATGGGCTGGTACGCGATGGGGATCGTCGACGTGCTCGATTTCCTTCCCGAGAAACATCCTCGCCGGCGGGCGTTGATTGCGATCCTCGCACGTTTGTCCAGGGCTTTGGCGAACTACCAGGACAAAGAGACAGGACTATGGTACCAGGTCGTGGATCAGGGCGGACGCGATGGGAATTATCTGGAAGCTTCCGCCTCGTCCATGTTCGTTTATGCCTTTGCGAAAGGAGTTCGCAAAGGCTACCTGGGCGGCGAGTATGCTGCGAGGGCGCGAAAAGGCTACGAGGGGCTGGTCAATCACCTGGTCAAACCCGGCGAGGACGGCAGCATCAGCCTCACGCAGATCTGCAGTGTCGGGGGTCTCGGCGGTCCGCAGAAGCGGGACGGAACCTTCGAATACTACATGAGTGAGCCGGTCGTCGCGAACGATCTGAAAGGTATCGGCGCGTTCCTCATGGCAAGCATCGAGGTGGACCTGCTCTCCACAGCCGGCGCCTCCAAGTAA